The following are from one region of the Odontesthes bonariensis isolate fOdoBon6 chromosome 12, fOdoBon6.hap1, whole genome shotgun sequence genome:
- the dnajc10 gene encoding dnaJ homolog subfamily C member 10 has protein sequence MGLRVVPRVQGLRLMLPLLLLVILLVAVSAESTDYYDLLGISREATTREIRRAFKKLALTMHPDKNPGDSSAHEKFLKVNRAYEVLKDEDLRKKYDKYGEKGLDDQQGGRYESWNYYRYDFGIYDDDLEIITLDSGDFEAAVNSGEIWFVNFYFPRCSHCHQLAPTWREFAKEMDGVIRIGAVNCGDNNHLCRRKGINSYPSLYIYRAGQRPEKFNGERSKDDLVRFSMQFITTTVTQLWQGNVFNEIDIAFSSGLGWLITFCSDTGDCLEPATRQKLAGMLDGLVKVGWMDCTVQQQLCDSFQVTSGATALFPPGSSLDKQGSVLWLKTLDCKEIYNQVINHLPDLELLTGDTFKTKLARHRWLVSFTFGDRTPAEYKKLQAFLRNDHIQVGRVDCAADSELCQSLYIHRACVAVFKGLGIHDFEIHHGKDVLYNIVGFSRDSVRAHVTTLWPDNFPSHRKEPWLVDFFAPWCPPCRALLPELRKASIQLAGQMKFGTLDCTIHHNLCSTYNIQAYPTTVIFNRSSVHEYEGHHSADGILEFIQDLVNPSVVVLDPSIFTERVKGRADGQIWAVDFYAPWCGPCQALMPEWRRMARLLSDQIRVGTIDCQRFQTFCQSQGVRAYPEIRLYAGSARQPDRFTTYNGWNRDAHSLRAWALSSLPRASVDLTPETFRSQVLSGRDHWVLDFYAPWCGPCQHFAPEFEVLARMLKGEIRAGKVDCQAHYQTCQAAGITAYPTVRFYPYLGARRHEHSGEHINSRDANGIADIIRQRLKQLLPRLHDSPKDEL, from the exons ATGGGGCTCAGGGTAGTTCCCCGGGTCCAGGGCCTACGTCtcatgctgccgctgctgctccTTGTCATCCTGCTGGTGGCAGTTTCCGCTGAGAGCACAGACTACTACGATCTGTTGGGTATCAGCAGGGAGGCAACGACCAGAGAGATAAGACGGGCGTTTAAGAAGCTGGCGCTCACCATGCACCCCGACAAAAATCCA GGAGACTCTTCAGCTCACGAGAAGTTCCTGAAAGTGAACCGAGCCTACGAAGTCCTGAAAGATGAAgatttgagaaaaaaatatgATAAGTATGGAGAGAAGGGATTGGACGACCAACAGGGGGGACGTTATGAGAGCTGGAACTATTACCGATATGACTTTG GTATCTATGATGATGATTTGGAGATCATCACATTAGACAGTGGAGACTTTG aagCAGCAGTAAACTCAGGAGAAATCTGGTTTGTCAACTTCTATTTCCCACGATGTTCGCACTGTCACCAGCTGGCTCCAACG TGGAGGGAGTTTGCCAAAGAGATGGACGGAGTGATCAGGATTGGAGCGGTTAACTGTGGAGACAACAACCATCTCTGCAGGAGGAAAGGCATCAACAGCTATCCCAGCTTGTATATttacagagctggacag agaccagagaagttCAACGGGGAACGCAGCAAAGATGACCTGGTTCGCTTTTCCATGCAGTTCATCACAACAACTGTCACTCAGCTCTGGCAAG GTAACGTGTTCAACGAAATAGATATTGCATTCTCCTCTGGGCTGGGCTGGCTGATCACCTTCTGCTCTGACACTGGAG ATTGTCTGGAACCCGCAACAAGACAGAAGCTGGCAGGAATGTTG GATGGTCTGGTTAAGGTGGGATGGATGGACTGCACCGTACAGCAACAGCTCTGTGACAGTTTCCAG GTGACCAGCGGAGCGACTGCTTTATTCCCTCCTGGAAGTTCTTTGGATAAACAAGGCAGTGTTCTG TGGCTGAAGACTCTGGACTGTAAAGAAATCTACAATCAGGTCATCAACCATCTGCCAGATCTGGAACTGCTGACCGGCGACACTTTCAAG ACAAAACTGGCCCGTCATCGCTGGTTGGTGAGTTTTACGTTTGGTGACAGAACCCCCGCCGAGTACAAGAAGCTGCAAGCTTTTCTACGAAACGACCACATACAG GTCGGCAGAGTAGACTGTGCAGCAGACTCAGAGTTGTGTCAGTCTCTCTACATCCATAGAGCCTGCGTGGCCGTCTTCAAAGGACTGGGAATCCATGACTTTGAGATCCACCACG GTAAAGATGTGTTGTACAACATCGTGGGTTTTTCGAGAGACAGCGTCCGCGCTCACGTGACGACCCTGTGGCCGGACAACTTTCCTTCGCACAGAAAGGAGCCCTGGCTGGTCGATTTCTTTGCTCCG TGGTGTCCTCCATGTCGAGCTTTACTGCCTGAGCTGAGAAAAGCTTCAATCCAGTTGGCTGGACAGATGAAGTTTGGTACTCTGGACTGCACCATCCACCACAACCTCTGCTCCACG TACAATATTCAGGCCTATCCCACCACAGTGATCTTTAACCGTTCCTCTGTTCATGAGTATGAAGGACATCACTCAGCGGACGGCATCCTGGAGTTCATACAG GATCTGGTTAATCCATCTGTGGTGGTCCTTGATCCCTCCATCTTCACAGAGAGAGTGAAAG GTCGAGCTGATGGGCAGATCTGGGCGGTGGACTTCTACGCCCCCTGGTGTGGTCCCTGTCAGGCTCTGATGCCAGAGTGGAGACGCATGGCCCGG CTGCTGTCGGATCAGATCCGGGTTGGTACAATCGACTGTCAGCGCTTCCAGACGTTTTGCCAGAGTCAGGGTGTGAGGGCGTACCCTGAAATCCGCCTGTACGCCGGCAGCGCCCGGCAGCCAGACCGCTTCAC gacTTATAATGGCTGGAACAGAGATGCTCATTCACTCAGAGCGTGGGCACTCAG TTCTTTACCCAGAGCCTCAGTGGATCTGACCCCAGAGACCTTCAGATCTCAGGTTCTGTCCGGTCGGGATCACTGGGTTCTGGATTTTTACGCCCCCTGGTGTGGACCATGTCAACACTTTGCCCCAGAGTTTGAAGTCCTGGCTCGG ATGCTTAAAGGGGAGATCCGGGCAGGGAAGGTGGACTGTCAGGCTCATTATCAGACCTGTCAGGCAGCTGGAATCACTGCCTACCCAACCGTCAGATTTTACCCATACCTGGGAGCGAGGAGG CATGAACACAGCGGGGAACACATCAATAGCCGGGATGCTAATGGAATTGCTGACATCATCAGACAGCGACTAAAGCAGCTGTTGCCGCGGTTACACGACTCACCAAAG GATGAGCTCTGA